One Gossypium hirsutum isolate 1008001.06 chromosome A11, Gossypium_hirsutum_v2.1, whole genome shotgun sequence genomic window carries:
- the LOC107901612 gene encoding probable WRKY transcription factor 15 (The RefSeq protein has 3 substitutions compared to this genomic sequence): MAVELMMSCRNGDSFAAKMEENAVKEAASGLESVEKLIRLLSQTQQQQQTNSNNQEKYQASSISTTSNSLVLEMDCKAEADAAVSRFKRVISLLGRTRTGHARFRRAPVQPDQEQETKVYYATPIQQIPPPVTTAYPLPPPPPPPPHHHHRDFMTVKTGGLERIDSSKTINFSYSSAGNSFLSSLTGDTDSKQPCSSSSAFQITNFSQVSSAGKPPLSSSSSFKRKCSSDNLGSGKCTSGSSGRCHCSKKRKLRSKRVVRVPAISLKMADIPPDDYSWRKYGQKPIKGSPHPRGYYKCSCVRGCPARKHVERALDDPSILVVTYEGEHNHSLSVAETTNLILESS, from the exons ATGGCCGTTGAACTCATGATGAGTTGCAGGAACGGTGACAGCTTCGCAGCCAAAATGGAAGAAAACGCCGTCAAAGAAGCCGCTTCCGGGCTCGAAAGTGTTGAGAAACTCATCAGATTACTTTCTCAAACTCAACAGCAGCAGCAAACTAACAGTAATAATCAAGAGAAATACCAAGCTTCCTCTATCTCAACAACATCTAATTCCCTGGATTTGGAAATGGACTGCAAAGCTGAGGCTGATGCCGCCGTTTCAAGGTTCAAGAGAGTTATCTCTCTTCTGGGTCGAACCAGGACCGGACATGCTCGTTTCAGACGAGCCCCTGTTCAACCCGATCAAGAGCAAGAAACCAAGGTTTATTACGCAACACCGATCCAGCAGATTCCGCCACCAGTGACTACTGCTTAtcctcttcctcctcctcctcctcctcctcctcatcatcatcatcgtgaTTTTATGACGGTGAAAACAGGGGGTTTAGAACGGATTGATTCGTCGAAAACCATTAATTTTTCGTATTCTTCTGCTGGGAATTCGTTTTTGTCATCCTTAACGGGAGATACTGATAGTAAGCAGCCATGTTCATCGTCATCTGCGTttcaaattactaatttttctCAGGTTTCCTCGGCTGGGAAGCCTCCTTTgtcgtcttcttcttctttcaagAGGAAGTGTAGCTCCGACAACTTGGGTTCTGGCAAGTGTACTAGTGGGTCTTCCGGTCGCTGCCATTGCTCTAAGAAAAG AAAACTGAGATCGAAAAGGGTGGTGAGGGTTCCAGCAATAAGCCTGAAGATGGCCGATATTCCGCCAGATGATTACTCATGGAGAAAGTACGGTCAAAAACCGATCAAGGGATCCCCACACCCAAG GGGTTACTATAAGTGCAGCAGTGTAAGAGGATGTCCAGCCCGTAAACATGTTGAAAGAGCCTTAGATGATCCATCGATGCTAGTAGTTACCTATGAAGGCGAGCACAACCATTCCCTATCTGTTGCTGAGACCACTAATCTCATCCTGGAATCTTCGTAA